ATCTCTCCAAAAGATCCGCTGCTCTCATTCTtaagttctatttataataatccTATAACCCTAAAACATTAAATCAGATCCTAACTAATTAGGTAAATAAATCTAATCAAAtcctaactaattaataattaagaATAAAGCGTTAATCTCCTTCTGTATCAAATTTTGCCGCTGCTTTCTCTAACCCCTTTTGCTCTGCTGCCTCTTCCACCAAATCCTCCACATCAGCTGGCCCAACTACTTCCCTATTTCCACTCCTCCAATCCGTATCAAGACATCTTGATAATTGATACTTTCTACGTTATAATTTAATGAAAAGAACTTTAGTATATGTGTTTGATTCGTTGATCTTCTTAACAGTTGGTTTCTTTATACTTTTTACTTATATCTTTTCCTGTTAATCCCCCTCTTTTTTGCCCCTATATCTCTTTGCTTTGGGTAGTATTGGTACTGAAAAAGTAGATTTACATATGGTCAGGATCCTATTCTTTTTACTATATATTATGTATACAGTGACACGTATGTCCTTTAGTCCTAATATAGAGCTACACGCTTAAATACTTTTGCATGCATGATCTGCCAATTATTTAGATGGAGAGCTGAAATCCATTGGTTTTCCCTAATGCAGATGCTTAGGCATTTTACTGCAGAGAGTTCATGACAGATCCTATGTCCATGCTAAGATTGACTTGATGTACACACAAGCTAACATTGCTTTGCCAGTGAATAGGCTTGGTTTAGCCAAGGCCATGGGACTGGTAATCATTCTTTGTATTAAAGTGCTATGTAACATGCTTGTATCAACTCAATACTCTGAAGAAGGTTTCtattaataatactatataaatGATGCTTTTGGCTGCTGTCTTAACATAAAGGTCGCTGCATCACACTTGGACACAGTTCTGGATAAGCTAAAAGACATTCTCGATAATGTCGGTGATAGTTTCTTTAAAAGGTAAATGCAGGGAGCTTGTCTTTGTCACTTTTTATGGGATCTGAATTCTCAGATCTGAATCACATACATGTATGCGTCCATGTTTTCACTTTTGATATAAGAATTTCGACCATGGTTATCAGTCATAAGGATGGTTTGAAGTAGACAAATCATGTCTGAGTGTTGGAGGATTGACGTTTCAGAGTCACGATAGAAGGGGAAAAAAAGATGTGTTAGTGTTGAAGGATGTGATGTTCATAGTCATAATATAAAGAAAGTGCTGCaaacttttattatattttgcatTTAGTTATATAGAGCATGGTGTATCTTGTATTTACAATATATagatatatggagtatttatttatatttcagtGTTGTATGATAGCATATGTGTATCCATGCTCTCACTGCATCTTGCTATGAATGTGACAACCGCCATTGCAGGATTCTGTCATTCTTTTCTGATAGTGCTAAAATGGAAGAGTCAGATGACATTCATGCCGCTTTAGCTCTTATGTATGGCTATGCTGCTAAGTATGCTCCATCTACAGTCATTGAAGCCAGAATAGATGCGCTTGTGGTAGAGTGGAATCATTGCTTTATTATTTCATTATGTCTTCATTGTTGATAAATCTTTTTATGAACATACTCAGCATGGGTCTATTTCTATGTATGTGCTTTTCTTTAGCATAAGTGCATAACTTAAATATAAATGATTCCTTCAACTCAGCACCTGCTCAAAAACAGTTTTGAATTGAAATTGTATGTGGTGGAAGCTTAATGACATTTGGTGGCATGTGCCAATATGCATGCATATTAACTGGATTTAACCAAATCTTTTTAGTAACATGTCTTACTACTATAGGTGTCACTCAAATCATGTTTTCAACTGAGGCAGTGAAAGCTTAAGTAGATGGGAATGAACTCCATTGATTCTGCAAATACTATACAAATAAGACCAAAAGGCcaattttttaattcttcaaaataatACTGAGATTGCACATAGTATCAGTTtccattaaaatttaatattgccAAGACGATAAACTCAAAATAAACTCCTTCCGTCCCTTGCTAAGAGAGGCAAttctttttggcacgagatttaagaaattgggGTTTTGttagttaagtggagagaaaataaaatagagaggaaaagtaagagagagaataccaaaaaggaaatgactcacttaggACGTCACAAAAAGGAATACGAATCACTTAACaagggacggatgaagtaaaatatagtaaaagctTAAAGCAATATGATAATTCCTGGTCTGTTGATGCAATTTACATAGCCATCAGAAACAGTTATGCAGTTTCTTATGCAATTACATAGCCATCAGAAACAGTTATGTAGTTTCTTAGCATGTTGTCTTGATGGGCTGGGAATTGTTGCACAGTCTATAGTGTTTTGACTCCTGCCATCTGCttatatgtgtttgttttaatattttatttttgatatatCTTTCTGTTGTATGACAGGGGACCAATATGCTTTCACGTCTTCTTAATGTTCGTCATCCTACAGCAAAGCAGGCAGTTATCACAGCTATAGATTTACTAGGTTTGTGGGTTCATTTTGCTGTTGTTCGCTGTCTCGTCAATCATGATGACATACATCTTGCTTCTCTAACGTCTATTTCCAAATGTTTTTGTCTAGAAGATCAAATTTAGTAAGATAAGAAGTATTGTAAAATGGAGATCCATAATTGACTACCATAGCTCTGAAGAATCTGTATAAagtttatgaaaaatattaatCTATTCCCCCATGTTGCTGGAATTAGTGCATCCTTGTCGCCTGGCTGTGGTTAATATATTCTTATACATGTTGTCCTAAGTCATAACATGTGGTGTGGGCATGATAATGCATCTTCTGTATTGTCATCCTGCTGTAAATTTATCATTCATGAAGTACCTACTCTTTGGTTGATCTATTTCATAACTTCATATTGATTATCTTATTTTGACAATGTAGGTCAGGCTGTTATTGGTGCTGCTGAAAGCGGTACATCGTTTCCATTGAAAAAGAGAGATGTGCTTCTTGATTACATATTAACTTTGATGGGccgagatgatgaagatggaATTTCTGATTCTAACCTGGACCTATTGAACACTCAGGTTTATTTTTGAGATTCTTGATCTTTGCTCACAACCTGGTAATTGTACAGAATCATTTTTTCTTGATGGTTGGAAAACCTTAACAGCGATAAGAATGTTCTGTTGGACACTGCGTGTATCTATTAGAGGAAATAATCCTTCCTGAAAATTAGCCTTATAAATAGGTGACGCAATATTATTCTATAACTGGAAACACACTTCCTCTTTAAAGTGACAACTGACAAGATAGAAGGGTTGGGTGATCGATTTGTCAAGAAAGACGTAATGTTCTGTCTTTTGCAGAACTTGTCTTGCCACCTATCTCCACCCCCACCCACATCTTTATTACTATAGCAGATATCTGGGGGCATGTGTTTTTCACTCGTGATTATCTTCCTTGACAGTATTTCCTTTCTGTTTTTCCTGAACTTAGATTCTTCTATACAGTGCCTTGCTTTGAGTGCTTGTACAACTTTGGTTTCTGTGGAGCCAAAATTAACAATTGAAACAAGGAACCATGTTCTGAAGGTGAAAGTTGCAACTAAATGCAGTTTTTCTTGCAACAATTATTTGGTTAGGGTGCTGAGTATTTTACATTCGTGACAGGCCACTTTGGGATTCTTTGGTTTACCAGATGATCCCCCTGATGTTATTAATGGTCTCATACAAAACCTTACTACTCTTCTCTGTGCGATCCTAGTTACAAGGTACTCTCCCTCAATAATGCTTGCTCTAGATTTTTGGTTTAGCTTGGGTATTTGAAAATTTGCTTTAAAGCTATCTATGTATGCTTGACACAGATTCGTTGAAGGCCTTGATTGATTTGTTGCATGTCACTGAGACATTTCTAGAACAATGTGCTTTAAggtttagtttaattttttttaagtgtATGTGACCAGTCTGGACTCTGATCTTCTTTTCCTAATCACATGCCTTGTGAGAAACTATTGTCTTCTTTGTATTTTCGTATTCTTTCGATATATTACTGGGGATTTTGTTCAATTTATCTTTATAAGGCTGGAAAATATCCGGCAGATTCCTTTTCTTCCTAGAAAAAAAGGGCAGTAGCCTTCATGCATGTTTCAGAAAATGTTCTCCCACTTTAATGAAAATATTGATCAAGACATAAGCATTTCTACATTAGGTCATATGGATGCAGACTGCCTGGTTTACTGATTATTTTGATTAGTCATTGTTGCATGGATAAACATCTAAGCGTGTTGTCACTATGGTTGTTGGTTTAGTACTATGCCCTTAGATACAGTCATCTGTTATTTAACTTGTTATTTTTTCTCATTAGTGGGGAGGATGGAAGAAGTCGAGCAGAACAGCTACTTCATATATTGAGACAGATTGATCCATATGTTTCTTCCTCTGTGGAATATCAGAGAAAAAGAGGCTGTCTTGCGGCATATGAGATGCTTCAGAAGTTCCGAACTATATGTGTTAGTGGTTACTGTGCACTTGGTTGCCAAGGAAGTTGCACCCACAACAAACGAATTGACCGTGTTATGAATAATAACTTTTCTAATTTACCAAGTtagtctctctctctcgctctctcgctgtgtatatatatatatatactatatagatatatatatatatatatatatattatatatatgcataGCTCTTTATGCTATTTGACCGTTCATCTGTCATTTAAAGCTTACGATAATTTTGGCTTTTTTCAAGGTGCATTTATATCCCCGAGTCGTGATGCTTTGTGTTTAGGGGAGAGGATCATGGTTTATCTGTCACGCTGTGCAGATACAAACCCTGAAGTTAGAAAAATCTCCGTTCAGGCCAGTAATTTGTGATGCTACCCTTTTCTCCTTTATTCAAGATCAAGAACCACATTACATGATCTATGGTGTTTATCTCTTATTTCTGCTGATCTATCTCTGATTCTacatattttgataattttctgtaCCTGCAGATTCTTGATTTAGTTTTCAGTATATCCCTTTCTTTACCGAGGTCTGCAAACTCTAGTATTGATCTTGATATTGAATTGTGTTATGGAGCTTTGTCAGCACTTGAGGATGTGGTTGCTATTTTGAGGAGAGTAAGTCAAATTATAACCTCTTCTTTGATACATCACTTTATCATACTTTCTTACGGAAAGCAGAAAGGCAGGATGGGTTTCTTGCTCTAAATTTCTGCTTCCAGTTCATGAATAGTCTTCCTCACTACTAACTTTTTGTATAAGGATGCATCACTTGATCCTTCAGAGGTGTTCAACAGGGTCGTTTCATCTGTGTGCATATTATTTACTAAGGATGAGGTAATAATTTGACTGTCCTTATCTTCTGTGTATGTATTAACTTTCTGAGATAGTTGAAAGGCTTCTAAGATGTGCACTAAActtcatctcatctcatctcaaTTTTGTATAGCTTGTTGCGGCTCTATATAGTAGCTCATCTGCTATATGTGACAAGGTCAGACAGTCTGCTGAAGGTGCTATTCAAGCTGTGGTTGAGTTTATCACTAAGAGGGGTAGGGAGCTAAATGACGCTGATATCGCAAGGTGGAATGACTAATGAAACAATTTTGACAGAAGCGTAATTtgatttatgaaataaattagcAATTCTTTTGACTTATCAGATCCTTATGTGCATGTGTTATCAGGACGACACAGTCCTTGCTTTCTGCTACAAACCATGTAGTTGAGAAGTATCTACGCCAAGAAACACTTAATGCTGTATCctcttttgttatttttttttcatttacctGGTCATGGTGGTGAAAGATCTATTTTCTGTTGATGTTCATGATTATTTATTGGTTTATGAAAGCTGTCAAATGATGTGGATACAAATGATTTAATCTGGTCCTATGGGTAGTTTCTTTTGACTGTTAAAAGATATCTGCCCTTGCTGAGAATACGACatcaagaattgtttttgatgAAGTGTTGGCTGCTGCTGAGAAAGATATAGCTACAAAAGATGTATCTAGATTACGTGGGGGCTGGCCAGTACAGGATGTATTTCATGTAAATTCCTACTATACGCCTAGATACATATAATTGCCATTTCACAATTTTGGGGGACTTTTTTTGCATCATTCCTTTTTATATGTTTGAAATATTCATCAATACTGCTTTTATCTTTTGTCCCAAAACATGCAAACTACTGATGTATATACCACACACATAGGGGAAGGATCTGGTGAGAATGATGAAATGAGAACAATGCataaatatgattatatgaATTACACATTCATAAGCATGTCAAAATTCCATGCATAATAAATCCGCAAATAGCTCCTGTACTCAAATCCCATTAGTGGCTAATTATTTGCGAATATCTTATGCATCGAATATACTGTGTTTTTACTAATTCATGAAAAGTACCTATGTTCGAGTCCCATTAGTGGCGAATTATTCATGAATTTGTTTTACATGGAATATACTGCCTATGCATGAGTAATTCATATTTATGTGTTATGTGTAATCCAGTGAGAATGATAAACATTTGCTAGAACTGAGAATGACACATAAGCACGTTAAATGCggattacacacacatatacacattaTAAATTCTATAGATAAGAAATTCATGAAAAGCACCTGATTTCGAATCCCATTATTGGCGAACTATTCATGAATTTTGTATACATGGAATATACTCTACTTATGCATGCGTAATTCATATTTATGTGCCATTTCTCAATTCATACGTGAAATAAATTCTCACTGCATCCCACCCCTATATCTATTTTACTATGGTatttcttttcaattttttctaaACATAGTTATATACTCCTTGAACgacattcttttcattttttcacgTACTTTTAGTTACTTATTTTAAGAGGAACCTTCTTCTAGAAAGGTTACTCAACCATTCTGTTGAAATACACAGCTATACAAGTCAAAGATATGAGCAATTGAGGCTGGTATTTCTCATCCAGCTTATGGGTTAGCAGCACTATTTTCTCATAGAATTGGGACCTTATGTTCCAAATCAGGGACGGATGTAATGTATTACTAGGTGGGGCAAATGCTCCTCCTtaaatatattgatatatactattttatttaataattttgcaaaaattttaaaatttctttatatttgCCCCTTCTTAAATTCTCAAATTTCCTATACATATAATTTTGCCCCCTTCCATTTACATTCCTGGATCTGTCCCTGTTCCAAATGACATGTTGCATTGGGTGGTATTCCCTTTATTGAGGCTGTTGTgccttattttccttttatttcttgaaattgTTAGGCATTTTCCCAGCACACAGTTCTTTCACATTCTTTCTTGGAGCATATTATCTCGATCCTGAATGACAGACCTATATTTCAAGGCGATTCAGTTAAGGGGGAGAATTCCAATAATGTTGGCGAAAGTAGTGTAGAAGATAATGTGCTGCACGCTGCTATGATAGCTCTTACTGCCTTCTTCAGGTATATCTTTAATTGCATTATTATGTTTCTCCATCAGTGTCTATGGTGGTGAATGGTATATTATTGTATATGCAGAGGTGGTGCGAGAGTTGGAAAAAAGTCTGTGGAACAAACTTATGGTGCAGTCTTTGCAACTCTTGTGCTTCACTTAGGAATTTGTCATAGTTTATCTAATTCTGGCCAACAGGAACCACTGCGGTAATACTCATGCTGCTCTTAAATGCACACTAGAAGAATCTAAGTATTGATGCTGTTGCATTCTTTTATTTAATCTTCTAAATATGACTTTCAGCGCGCTATTGGTTGCATTTAATGCATTTTGTGAATGTGTTGGTGATCTCGAGATGGGGAAGGTATTTTGGCCGCTATTTAGTGGAAATTTTACAACCTTTTGAATTTGAGAGgtaataaaaagaaaatcataTGCAGATTCTGGCCAGGGACAGGGAACAAAATGAAGAGGAGACATGGATTGGACTAATCGGGGACCTGGCTTGGTGTATTTCCATTAAAAGGCCTAAAGAGGTAGTTATTGCCACCAAACTCTTAACTGCTGGCTGATTTTTGATCTCATCAAAAGCATACTGTAAAACCACCAATAGGAGCctagaatatatttgaattctgTGCATGAAAGTCTCACCTAAACAGGAACCATATCTGACAAAAACACTCTTTAGTTGTGTATTTAGTTTCAAATCTATTATGCTCGCATTTGGGAGTTGGGCAATGACTGGTCCTAATAGTTCTGGAGTTGTTGTTGCTGCAAGTTCTTTATACATGCCATGGAATTATTGAAGTGCTTCACGCGCCCTCACTAGAGTTGAATAAAACtagaattgaattttttttatgttactTTTGACACTTAAAGGTACAGTTTTGGATTCATGTGTTATGTTACTAGAACCTTTTGACTGCTGAGATATTTTTGCACAAAATGTGTTCATATGCTACTAGAAATTTTTTACACGGGATAATAACATATGAACACTACAGTTCAAAGGAAAAGAATTTTGGGAATTCAATTCTTGAAATATGCGGTCTTAGAAAGATATAATAGATTTGATCGCATTTTGAATGCCTTCCTGGTGTCTGGATCTGTTCTTGTTATTCCTATAACTTTGTGAATTTTAAATGCCTCAGGTTTCAGTTTCCTCTTTGTAAGGTTACAAATATTTCACTCAGTTTAATTGCTAATTCCTATTTGCTTCATTAATTTATGATTTCTTACATTACTTATTTATGACACAGGTCCCTATAATTTCTTTGATCCTTTGTAAATCACTGGATCAACCCTCAAGGTATTCAAGGGAAGCAGCAGCTGCTGCACTGTCAGAGTTTGTGAGGTTCAGGTATATTCAGAACCctgctctttctctctctatgaGATGCTGGACTTTGTTAAGGCTTCAGCTTGTACACACGACAATTTAATTGGTAGTAATACTTTCTGGAAGTCTTGGTTTACCCTGTATATGGCTTGGCAATGACAAGCTTCATACTATGCTAGCAACATTTCTCTCTCAAAATTGTAGTATTGAATTAGGCTCTGAAAACTTATGCAATTGCCTTCCTTTGAGAAAATTGCCTTGTCTCACTTTCAGGgattaggaaataaataaatttagttATTATACCGTTTCTTTAGGTACTAATTATTTATTGATCACATGGCGGAAACTGATCTACTGAACTTGTTAGTGACTTGCTATCAACATTGATGATTCAGCATAATATTGGATGGTTCCTTGAAAGATCTGGAAAGTTTTGCCACCATCTACTATCACTTGAAAGCTAAGCACTGGATGAATCACAAATAATTTCTAGATTCCTAGTTGTGAACTGAGATTTTCTTATTTGAACACTATTATTTGGTGTGTGTCCTGCAATGGAAATAACCTGTACTCATGTTCATAAAAACCCGTCtcatttcctttcttttttggtaaaaatatatattataggTTCTAGCTAGTCTCATTATTACTAAGGTCACATGTTTTTCTCCCCATCTCCCGGTTTTAAAGTTAAATTATGATTTTTGGGTAGATGGGTGTTGGTCCATCTCAAGTTACGTTAAACTTTTTCATGTTCTCAAATATCAATATCTCTTGCTGAGGTTCATCATTTTGCAGTGAGAGTTTTGGTCCTTTGTTGGAGCAGCTGGTTGAAGGATTGACTCGACATGTTTCTGATGATTCTCCAAATGTTAGGCGACTTTGTCTAAGAGGACTTGTACAGGTAGCTGATTATAATAGTACCATATTAAGAATCAACAACTTTTGTCTCATGAATTTAGAAGATTTTGTGTCTACAAGGACTACATCTTTACATCCTTTATGCAACCTGTGGAAACTAGAAGTTtgacaaattttaattattgctGCTATCTGTCGACTCAACTTTTCTTTTTGCACAACATTCACAAGGCTTCTCCACTGTGCCCCTTTCTTCTTTCCGTTTACTGGTTGTGACGGCTATGCCACGATATTGCTGACCAAGATAA
This genomic interval from Salvia splendens isolate huo1 chromosome 13, SspV2, whole genome shotgun sequence contains the following:
- the LOC121762589 gene encoding protein SHOOT GRAVITROPISM 6-like isoform X2, giving the protein MYLLSSLILCNIPAVEAIVQSLNLTWWYKKDQEVAAFVATCSLHNLLNASLLSESGPPLLDFEDLTVILSTLLPVVCVSNDNKQQSDFPVGLKTYNEVQHCFLTVGQVYPEDIFAFLLHKCRLKEDPLTFGALSVLKHLLPRLSESWHAKRPLLVEAVKSLLDERDLAVCKALSELIVVMASHCYLVGPVGELFVEYLVRHCAVTDLNGSDTESSKDFIKSTGSFNPFMYKKSEVKIGGVSPTELRDTCEKGLLLITVTIPEMEHVLWPFLLKMIIPRVYTGAVATVCRCISELCRHKNTQSDIIVSDFKARADLPIPEDLFARLVVLLHNPLAREQLVTHILAVLNQLASLFPKNMILFWQDEIPKMKAYVSDPEDLKQDPLYQETWDDMVVNFVAESLDVIQDPDWAISLGNSFAKQYELYSSEDEHSALLHRCLGILLQRVHDRSYVHAKIDLMYTQANIALPVNRLGLAKAMGLVAASHLDTVLDKLKDILDNVGDSFFKRILSFFSDSAKMEESDDIHAALALMYGYAAKYAPSTVIEARIDALVGTNMLSRLLNVRHPTAKQAVITAIDLLGQAVIGAAESGTSFPLKKRDVLLDYILTLMGRDDEDGISDSNLDLLNTQCLALSACTTLVSVEPKLTIETRNHVLKATLGFFGLPDDPPDVINGLIQNLTTLLCAILVTSGEDGRSRAEQLLHILRQIDPYVSSSVEYQRKRGCLAAYEMLQKFRTICVSGYCALGCQGSCTHNKRIDRVMNNNFSNLPSAFISPSRDALCLGERIMVYLSRCADTNPEVRKISVQILDLVFSISLSLPRSANSSIDLDIELCYGALSALEDVVAILRRDASLDPSEVFNRVVSSVCILFTKDELVAALYSSSSAICDKVRQSAEGAIQAVVEFITKRGRELNDADIARTTQSLLSATNHVVEKYLRQETLNAISALAENTTSRIVFDEVLAAAEKDIATKDVSRLRGGWPVQDVFHAFSQHTVLSHSFLEHIISILNDRPIFQGDSVKGENSNNVGESSVEDNVLHAAMIALTAFFRGGARVGKKSVEQTYGAVFATLVLHLGICHSLSNSGQQEPLRALLVAFNAFCECVGDLEMGKILARDREQNEEETWIGLIGDLAWCISIKRPKEVPIISLILCKSLDQPSRYSREAAAAALSEFVRFSESFGPLLEQLVEGLTRHVSDDSPNVRRLCLRGLVQMPPVLVIQYTIQILSVIVALLDDPDESVQLTAVSCLQKVLGSASTEAVEPILFNLSVRLRNLQVCMNAKIRANAFAAFGAISTYGFGPQHDSFREQVLAAFPRLVLHLHDDDLGVRRACRNTFKRIAPLMELDSIVALANTHRFSSDHRGDYEDFLRDIAKLFTQRMSSRIDTYMASLIQAFEAPWPVIQANAIYLCSSIIALSSVQHISTLYLSQVFGMLIGKINRSPDAIVRATGSLALGLLLKSTNSFWKSTRLDPPDSHLVGRETESSRR
- the LOC121762589 gene encoding protein SHOOT GRAVITROPISM 6-like isoform X3, which produces MYLLSSLILCNIPAVEAIVQSLNLTWYKKDQEVAAFVATCSLHNLLNASLLSESGPPLLDFEDLTVILSTLLPVVCVSNDNKQQSDFPVGLKTYNEVQHCFLTVGQVYPEDIFAFLLHKCRLKEDPLTFGALSVLKHLLPRLSESWHAKRPLLVEAVKSLLDERDLAVCKALSELIVVMASHCYLVGPVGELFVEYLVRHCAVTDLNGSDTESSKDFIKSTGSFNPFMYKKSEVKIGGVSPTELRDTCEKGLLLITVTIPEMEHVLWPFLLKMIIPRVYTGAVATVCRCISELCRHKNTQSDIIVSDFKARADLPIPEDLFARLVVLLHNPLAREQLVTHILAVLNQLASLFPKNMILFWQDEIPKMKAYVSDPEDLKQDPLYQETWDDMVVNFVAESLDVIQDPDWAISLGNSFAKQYELYSSEDEHSALLHRCLGILLQRVHDRSYVHAKIDLMYTQANIALPVNRLGLAKAMGLVAASHLDTVLDKLKDILDNVGDSFFKRILSFFSDSAKMEESDDIHAALALMYGYAAKYAPSTVIEARIDALVGTNMLSRLLNVRHPTAKQAVITAIDLLGQAVIGAAESGTSFPLKKRDVLLDYILTLMGRDDEDGISDSNLDLLNTQCLALSACTTLVSVEPKLTIETRNHVLKATLGFFGLPDDPPDVINGLIQNLTTLLCAILVTSGEDGRSRAEQLLHILRQIDPYVSSSVEYQRKRGCLAAYEMLQKFRTICVSGYCALGCQGSCTHNKRIDRVMNNNFSNLPSAFISPSRDALCLGERIMVYLSRCADTNPEVRKISVQILDLVFSISLSLPRSANSSIDLDIELCYGALSALEDVVAILRRDASLDPSEVFNRVVSSVCILFTKDELVAALYSSSSAICDKVRQSAEGAIQAVVEFITKRGRELNDADIARTTQSLLSATNHVVEKYLRQETLNAISALAENTTSRIVFDEVLAAAEKDIATKDVSRLRGGWPVQDVFHAFSQHTVLSHSFLEHIISILNDRPIFQGDSVKGENSNNVGESSVEDNVLHAAMIALTAFFRGGARVGKKSVEQTYGAVFATLVLHLGICHSLSNSGQQEPLRALLVAFNAFCECVGDLEMGKILARDREQNEEETWIGLIGDLAWCISIKRPKEVPIISLILCKSLDQPSRYSREAAAAALSEFVRFSESFGPLLEQLVEGLTRHVSDDSPNVRRLCLRGLVQMPPVLVIQYTIQILSVIVALLDDPDESVQLTAVSCLQKVLGSASTEAVEPILFNLSVRLRNLQVCMNAKIRANAFAAFGAISTYGFGPQHDSFREQVLAAFPRLVLHLHDDDLGVRRACRNTFKRIAPLMELDSIVALANTHRFSSDHRGDYEDFLRDIAKLFTQRMSSRIDTYMASLIQAFEAPWPVIQANAIYLCSSIIALSSVQHISTLYLSQVFGMLIGKINRSPDAIVRATGSLALGLLLKSTNSFWKSTRLDPPDSHLVGRETESSRR